In candidate division Zixibacteria bacterium HGW-Zixibacteria-1, the genomic window ATATTGTGCGGGCTTGGCGGCGCTTTGATGTCACTGGTATTCAATCCGGGCCTGTCATATCCGATTGTAGGAGCTTCCGGAGCCATTTACGGCGTGCTGGTGGCCTACTGGTTTATGTTTCCTGACCGAATTTTATACATTTTCTTTCTATTTCCCATGAAAGTCCGCTGGGCAATTCCCCTTTTTGCGCTGCTCAATTTCGTGGCTTCCGGGTCAAATGTGGCCCATCTGGCTCATCTTGGAGGCGCCATTGTGGGCTTTATTTATATCAAGACAGACTGGCGCTTGCGGATAATTCCAAATTGGCTTAAGTCGCGGCGGCTCAAGAAGAAAGAGATAAAGATCGAAAAGAATAGACAAAAAGCCGAAGAAATCATGAAACGGGTCGATAAAATACTAGATAAGATAAATGAGGTTGGTCTCGAAAATATCTCCAAAGAGGACCGTAAATTTCTTGAGGACGCCAGCCAGATATTATCTAATAAGGACAATAAAACCATCTAGGGCGGATTGGATTATGAGGAAGAAGATATTAGTTGCCGAAAAATCGGATGCCATCAGAAGCATTGCCGAGTCAATCCTGCATCAGAATGGCTATGATGTCATTACGGCCTCAACTGTGGAAAAGGCAAAAGAACTGATTATTACCAGTCAGCCCAATATGGTTATTGTCGGCGCCGATATGCGTGACGCCCAGGAAGCTTATCTGTATGATACTCTGGAAGAGAGCGAAAATACCTCATCGATACCAATCCTCCTGATCGCCGATCCCGAAGGAAGATCCCTGCCATATCCGGATGAGGTCATTCTGCCGCGCCCCTTTGATCCCAAGGACTTTCTCGAACGCGTACGTTTATTCGTCGGGGGCGGGATCGAAGAACAGCCCGAGGAAAAAATCGAGGCAGTCGAGCCGCTCTCGATGGAGGCCGTTGACGATGAATTTCTGGATGCTGCCCTGGGTATAGACAGAATCGAAGTCGAGGAATCGGAAATAATGGATAAGACCAGCTTGAATATGAAACCGGATTTGAAATTAAAGGCTCCGCAAAAAGATATTTTTGAGATTCATCGCCCGGAAGAAGAAAAAGAAAAGAACGGCATGAATGACAGCGATCGAGTTGAATCGCTGATGATTCGTGATGAACCGACCAAAAAGGAACCGGTTGAGGAAAATTTGGAATCGGATTTTTCATCATCTTCCAAGCTGGAGATCGCCTCGGATCAATATGGACTTATGGAGCCGGATCAATTGCGGCCTGATAAGACCGAGCAAGTCGATTCGGATCATGATTATCGCTGGTTTATAAAGGAAATGCAGAAAGAAACCACGGCTCCCGCGAAGTATGACGATGATCCACAATCAGGCGAAGATTCTGAATTAATAACAAGGTCAACACGGGACTCAGTTGAACCAATCAATATTCCATCTTCAAAATCACACGACTCTTCGCTGGAAGAATTTGAATCCGAGCCATCGATAAGTCCCGGCGGCGTCGATGAATTTATCTCGGAATTCAAAAAAGAGGTTCAGAATATAAGTTCGGGGGTCCCTGAAGATCCATCCGGGCAGCCCGAAGAAACCACCGTTGCAGTAGCTGAGGAAATGCAGCCGGCGTCCGAGCGGGAATTTAATCAGGCGGAGATACATCATTTCGTCAACAATCTGGTTGACGTACTGTCAGAAAAGCTGGCCAAAAAGATTATTGAGAAGATCGACAAGGAAGAATTATATCGGATAATCAAGGAAGATATGGCCGGTATTCTGAGTCTCAAAAAGCGGGAAGACTGAGAAACCTCTCAGGATATCGTCGATTCCAGCCCCACAGTTGAATTATCTCGGTTTTCAATGCACCTTGCGCATTTCGGCAATCATTTCATCCGGTCCAACAACCCCCTGCATAATTCTCTGAACATTGCCTTCTGAATCCAGCAACAGGGTCGTTGGAAGCGAATAGTGCTTCATACCGAACCGCATCATGAAATCATTGGTCTCGGGCGTGCCCGATTTTTCGAGCTGGATTTTTAAGGGATAGAACCTTTCGGACTCGGCGGCAACCTCGAGATTCCCAAATGTTTT contains:
- a CDS encoding DUF1751 domain-containing protein: MMRPNNPYYQNTGGFQIGPGSLSPIIRYLLIVNGLVYLIQNFTAAGLAGTFGLTPALFYREFPNYTFQIFTYMFLHAGFFHIFFNMFALWMFGTEIEYRWGSRSFLKFYILCGLGGALMSLVFNPGLSYPIVGASGAIYGVLVAYWFMFPDRILYIFFLFPMKVRWAIPLFALLNFVASGSNVAHLAHLGGAIVGFIYIKTDWRLRIIPNWLKSRRLKKKEIKIEKNRQKAEEIMKRVDKILDKINEVGLENISKEDRKFLEDASQILSNKDNKTI